The proteins below are encoded in one region of Bombus terrestris chromosome 7, iyBomTerr1.2, whole genome shotgun sequence:
- the LOC100648207 gene encoding mucin-19 isoform X3: MRPILVILIFFSGSVLSRYYEKKRFDRSIYDDFEIPNVGKHLIKKQWTFTDYETHFSAYKDREENNCYIEKLEDNIAAEGLSENGIEQKQTSKVLYAPNEFLTKLEAWQIAGARIVDFCNGHKIILLQKTIPIFEQTIDPFFNILPMDENDIVTRRVADILLTPLISRAKRQVALEERHKNFKQNRLRRQVQPSPGKFRGQTQSQYLSIGNNEQKEGKAEAEATQQSSRAVVTGSNGMGQAQSMSLGSSGCEDCSKYTGENVPDRYVQIPAIKQPGDNTVGQSGMITPGMGATYPSKIPASTVRDHMPYLSGGAMYPGRILDTATGSDASYPTRVGGTIYSGNIPSTTIDGRVVHSGSVPGGTVPGTTTAGGVAYPGGVPGTITGDDAVHPGGLPGTVISRRIPYSEGPPRTTTGGGIAYSGGIPTTTTGGGIAYPGNIPTTTTGGGVAYPGNIPTTTTGGGTVYPGGVPSTTITGSTVYPGGVPSTITGGDVAYPGDVPSTTITGTVYPGGVSSDGAAYPGSMPGTTIGGGVTYPGSIPSTTTGGGIAYSGSIPGITTGGGVTYPRGVPGTITGADAVHPEGVPGATTGLSITYPGGVPGTVTGGDVVHPKSAPGTTTGRGVTYPGGVPGTVTGGGVVNPKSAPGTTTGHGVAYPGGVPRTLTGGSTVYPGGVSGITTGGHVAYPGGVAATTIGGNVAYPGGVPSTTTGGGVTYPGGVLGTTTGDGAVYPGGLPGTATAGGITYPGIISGTTTGSGIAYPGGVPGTTTSDDVTYPGVPGTVTSGSVPYPSGVYTSGTVPDTRDTLHGQIITDSKAIGDANVYPGGQSPRQFFGTSGTPRTFPGRPTDVTGVYGGGISPPVSQLGETVHYPGNVIPGTAPGTSNLDGTRDSFQGKYSENRAIIPPSYPLQGQYPGSSRWQDKGALTSSLVGHGQYPIEQYPGEGQGIKQYPGSIQYPSNIRSITNTGEIPQYYQQPSNLLPVESDNSNSQASSSVKQTDSGTQASASAQGKFQQGTAQSQVTGTYSGTGSFSAQAGSTDINKSAQAEINGGKEGAVSNAQGVGGYGKSQTQVQLNSELGATTTGAQSSGWNHGTNSQVQASSKGGMADAQANGEGSTSSQAQIGFQPYLKTDEKIERYSKPFRGGGTASAQSGAYTGQSQSQLEGSFQYGITYTGAAQAGSGSGAATSRKPFNFNLTDSELFKPFKPSYGPQIVQKNSSERINTASDNEYNQDKLQSGLQTSSSFQRRTFTKPDDNSRNITSKTDQSVEKSQLDDSVYDYEEEYNGEDYDMSSFQTSMNPKISKSYAAEQNNSNYQLQTLHIAAGNQYDVHVKQDTNAPQVGDVLQPGQSLQSRYTIPPGFRGRVTSVAGDKIITHGDGKSQSQTVSLIPKEPNITYENKSPISEIRSLKTNHERLIESYAASKEKQKNTFPQIQYQTSTEYPKFNSNVPMKPSYYTITNSIAGKLDGRNSPRKYEHRYYTKSSTCGYFTFSCNIVYGSNGRTKICKPKMPTYPDGTPMKC, encoded by the exons ATGCGACCGATCCTTGTCATCCTGATTTTCTTCTCGGGATCAGTACTTTCAAGATACTAT GAAAAAAAACGCTTTGACCGCTCCATCTACGATGACTTTGAAATACCGAATGTTGGCAAGCACTTAATAAAGAAGCAATGGACATTTACTGATTATGAAACG CATTTTAGTGCATATAAGGATAGAGAAGAAAACAATTGCTATATAGAGAAATTAGAAGACAATATCGCTGCAGAAGGACTTTCAGAAAATGGAATTGAACAGAAGCAAACATCAAAAGTTCTTTATGCTCCAAACGaatttttgacaaaattagAG GCATGGCAAATTGCTGGAGCTAGAATAGTTGATTTCTGTAATggtcacaaaattattttactacaaaaaACTATTCCAATATTCGAACAAACGATAGAtcctttttttaatatacttcCTATGGATGAAAATGATATCGTAACAAGAAGAGTAGCTGATATACTTCTAACACCACTGATAAGTCGAGCTAAGAGACAAGTCGCGCTTGAAGAAAGGCATAAAAACTTTAAACAAAATCGTTTGCGTCGTCAAGTACAACCATCTCCAGGAAAATTTCGAGGACAGACACAATCTCAATACTTAAGTATCGGTAATAATGAACAGAAAGAAGGCAAGGCCGAGGCTGAAGCTACTCAACAATCTTCCCGCGCAGTTGTTA CTGGAAGCAATGGTATGGGGCAAGCACAAAGTATGTCATTGGGTAGTAGTGGATGTGAAGATTGTTCAAAATATACTGGTGAAAATGTTCCAGATAGATATGTTCAAATTCCAG CAATCAAACAACCAGGAGATAATACTGTTGGACAATCTGGTATGATCACTCCTGGAATGGGTGCAACTTATCCTAGTAAAATACCTGCTAGTACAGTTCGAGATCATATGCCTTACCTTAGTGGTGGTGCAATGTATCCTGGACGTATACTTGACACTGCAACTGGTAGTGATGCATCATACCCAACAAGAGTAGGTGGCACAATTTATTCCGGAAATATACCTTCTACTACAATTGATGGTAGAGTAGTCCATTCTGGAAGTGTACCTGGAGGAACTGTACCTGGTACAACAACTGCTGGTGGTGTAGCTTATCCTGGAGGAGTTCCTGGCACTATAACAGGTGATGATGCAGTTCACCCTGGTGGTTTACCTGGTACTGTAATAAGTAGGCGTATACCTTACTCTGAAGGTCCACCTCGTACTACCACTGGTGGTGGTATAGCTTACTCTGGAGGTATACCTACTACTACAACTGGTGGTGGTATTGCTTACCCTGGAAATATACCTACTACTACAACTGGTGGTGGTGTTGCTTACCCTGGAAATATACCTACTACTACAACTGGTGGTGGTACAGTTTACCCTGGAGGTGTACCTAGTACTACAATTACTGGTAGTACAGTTTACCCTGGAGGTGTACCCAGTACTATAACTGGTGGTGATGTTGCTTACCCTGGAGATGTACCTAGTACTACAATTACTGGTACAGTTTACCCCGGAGGTGTATCTAGTGATGGTGCAGCTTATCCTGGAAGCATGCCTGGTACAACAATTGGTGGTGGTGTAACTTATCCAGGGAGCATACCTAGTACAACAACTGGTGGTGGTATAGCTTATTCTGGAAGCATTCCTGGTATAACAACTGGTGGTGGTGTAACTTATCCTAGAGGAGTGCCTGGTACTATAACAGGTGCTGATGCAGTTCACCCTGAAGGTGTACCTGGTGCAACAACTGGTCTAAGTATAACTTATCCTGGAGGAGTGCCTGGTACTGTAACAGGCGGTGATGTAGTTCATCCTAAAAGTGCACCTGGTACAACAACTGGTCGTGGTGTAACTTATCCTGGAGGAGTGCCTGGTACCGTAACAGGCGGTGGTGTAGTTAATCCTAAAAGTGCACCTGGTACAACAACTGGTCATGGTGTAGCTTATCCTGGAGGAGTGCCTAGAACTTTAACAGGTGGTAGTACAGTTTACCCTGGAGGTGTGTCTGGTATTACAACTGGTGGTCATGTTGCTTATCCTGGAGGTGTGGCTGCTACTACAATTGGTGGTAATGTAGCTTACCCTGGAGGTGTACCTAGTACTACAACTGGTGGTGGTGTAACTTATCCTGGAGGTGTACTTGGTACTACTACTGGTGATGGTGCAGTTTATCCCGGAGGTCTGCCTGGTACTGCAACTGCTGGTGGCATAACATACCCTGGAATAATTTCTGGTACAACAACTGGTAGTGGCATAGCTTATCCTGGAGGTGTACCTGGTACTACGACTAGTGATGATGTTACTTACCCTGGAGTACCTGGTACTGTAACTAGTGGTAGTGTACCTTACCCAAGTGGTGTTTATACTAGTGGTACTGTACCAGATACCAGAGATACTCTCCATGGCCAAATTATAACAGACTCAAAAGCAATTGGAGATGCTAATGTGTATCCTGGTGGACAGTCCCCTAGACAATTTTTTGGAACATCAGGTACACCAAGGACTTTTCCTGGTCGTCCTACTGATGTTACAGGTGTTTATGGCGGTGGTATTTCACCACCAGTAAGTCAATTAGGAGAAACTGTACATTATCCAGGAAACGTGATACCAG GTACTGCACCAGGAACAAGTAATCTTGATGGTACAAGAGATTCTTTTCAAGGAAAATACTCGGAAAATCGTGCAATAATACCGCCGAGTTATCCATTGCAAGGACAATATCCTGGCAGTTCAAGATGGCAAGATAAAGGAGCTTTAACTTCAAGTCTTGTAGGGCATGGACAATACCCAATTGAACAATACCCAGGTGAAGGACAAGGTATCAAACAATATCCTGGTAGTATACAGTATCCATCCAATATAAGATCCATAACAAATACTGGAGAGATTCCTCAATATTATCAACAACCTAGTAATCTTTTACCTGTAGAAAGTGATAACTCTAATTCTCAAGCATCTAGTTCTGTGAAACAAACAGATTCAGGTACTCAAGCAAGCGCATCAGCTCAAGGCAAGTTTCAACAAGGTACAGCTCAATCTCAAGTAACAGGTACTTATAGTGGTACTGGATCATTCTCAGCTCAAGCTGGTAGTACTGACATAAATAAAAGTGCACAAGCTGAAATTAATGGTGGTAAAGAAGGTGCAGTAAGCAATGCTCAAGGAGTTGGTGGTTATGGAAAGAGTCAAACACAAGTTCAATTAAATTCAGAATTAGGTGCTACAACAACAGGTGCACAAAGCAGTGGCTGGAATCATGGTACAAATTCCCAAGTACAAGCAAGCTCCAAAGGTGGAATGGCAGATGCTCAAGCAAATGGTGAAGGAAGTACTTCAAGTCAAGCTCAAATTGGTTTTCAACCATATCTTAAAACAgatgaaaaaattgaaagatattCGAAACCATTCCGCGGAGGTGGGACAGCATCCGCTCAAAGTGGAGCATATACAGGTCAATCTCAATCTCAACTTGAAGGATCTTTCCAATATGGAATTACTTACACTGGTGCTGCACAAGCAGGATCGGGCTCTGGTGCAGCAACTTCCAGAAAGCCATTCAACTTCAATCTTACGGATAGTGAGCTATTTAAACCATTCAAACCATCTTATGGACCACAAATTGTACAGAAGAATAGTAGTGAAAGGATAAATACAGCCTCAGATAATGAATATAATCAAGACAAACTTCAGTCAGGTTTACAAACTAGTTCTAGTTTCCAAAGAAGAACTTTTACTAAGCCAGATGACAATTCGCGAAATATTACTAGTAAAACAGATCAATCTGTTGAAAAGTCCCAACTGGATGATTCAGTATATGATTATGAAGAAGAATATAATGGCGAAGATTATGACATGTCATCATTTCAAACTTCAATGAATCCGAAGATTTCAAAAAGCTATGCTGCAGAAcaaaataatagtaattatcAATTACAAACATTACATATTGCAGCTGGAAATCAGTATGACGTTCATGTGAAACAAGATACTAATGCACCACAAGTTGGTGATGTCCTCCAACCTGGACAATCATTACAATCAAGGTACACTATACCACCTGGCTTTCGTGGTAGAGTAACATCTGTAGCTGGtgataaaattattactcaTGGCGATGGGAAATCTCAATCTCAAACAGTTTCTCTGATTCCAAAAGAACCAAATATAACTTACGAAAATAAATCACCTATTTCAGAAATCAGATCTCTTAAAACTAATCATGAAAGATTAATAGAAAGTTATGCTGCATCtaaagaaaagcaaaaaaatACTTTTCCACAAATCCAATATCAAACTTCAACAGAATATCCGAAATTCAATTCTAATGTACCAATGAAACCAAGTTATTATACAATAACAAACAGCATTGCTGGTAAACTAGATGGTAGAAATTCACCAAGGAAATATGAACATCGTTATTACACGAAAAGTTCAACTTGTGGATATTTTACATTCTCTTGCAATATTGTATATGGTTCTAATGGTAGAACAAAAATTTGCAAACCAAAAATGCCGACATATCCCGATGGCACTCCCATGAAATGTTAG